In a genomic window of Phragmites australis chromosome 14, lpPhrAust1.1, whole genome shotgun sequence:
- the LOC133891009 gene encoding uncharacterized protein LOC133891009 isoform X1, with translation MDRGAGAPMDASQNEWDWEVLPDHRRFSIGRGSNNLDDDQETMEPVIMPPSVDPDVQNKTVDECKDIGVVPDETNPSTEESMPNVTDPLASDGEEGEKTFQSSDAKEPNDDKFSEEEEDTKKDSKAPPECVVFSVGKLKVNGIGALCSFGFAAATVCIFLIGGRLQHHHRQPRKIQLQLYGDDKRIQQVVQQTSKLNQAMSSVMGAGTSTRANISFGGFYDGF, from the exons ATGGACAGAGGAGCAGGTGCTCCCATGGATGCAAGCCAGAATGAGTGGGATTGGGAGGTCCTGCCTGACCACAGGCGCTTCTCCATCGGCCGTGGAAGCAACAACCTTGATG ATGATCAAGAAACCATGGAACCTGTTATTATGCCTCCATCAGTAGATCCTGATGTGCAAAACAAGACCGTCGATGAGTGCAAGGACATCGGCGTCGTGCCGGATGAGACTAACCCAAGCACAGAGGAATCCATGCCTAACGTGACCGATCCGTTGGCCTCTgacggagaggagggagagaagacgTTCCAGAGCTCTGATGCTAAGGAGCCTAACGATGACAAATTTtctgaagaggaagaagatacCAAGAAAGACAGCAAGGCGCCGCCAGAGTGCGTGGTTTTCAGCGTGGGGAAGCTGAAGGTGAACGGGATCGGGGCGCTGTGCTCGTTCGGGTTCGCGGCCGCCACCGTCTGCATCTTCCTGATCGGTGGCAGGCTGCAGCACCACCACAGGCAGCCGCGGAAGATCCAGTTGCAGTTATATGGTGATGATAAG AGAATCCAGCAGGTTGTGCAGCAGAC CTCAAAGCTGAACCAGGCCATGTCATCTGTGATGGGAGCAGGAACTTCAACAAGGGCGAACATATCATTTGGTGGCTTTTACGATGGGTTCTGA
- the LOC133891791 gene encoding ethylene-responsive transcription factor ERN1-like, with product MELQFQKPQSHPQQPCHYQVPAVTKETKPRGGRSKCGGGGGSKFVGVRKRPSGRWVAEIKDTTHKIRMWLGTFETAEEAARAYDEAACLLRGANTRTNFATGAHASPQDSPLASRIRALLSHKKLKKNASRSTITFSPTAYLHAGAIASTAATSTSTSTITATTTSSVSPSSSASSTINFAMSSGGIRTSILPAQSITEQVYRPYLISGSEEFQLASQQYEQSWALNNSLPPTDGSDMANDNACSVIAEVDKIKTEKQSPASPHGMDRVQDQDFFDTGNDPSDSLWDLPPICPLSCRSLMY from the coding sequence ATGGAGCTTCAGTTCCAGAAGCCACAGAGCCATCCCCAGCAGCCATGCCACTACCAAGTGCCAGCAGTCACAAAGGAAACCAAGCCCAGAGGAGGGAGGAGCAagtgcggcggcggaggcggcagcaAGTTTGTGGGCGTCAGGAAGCGGCCATCGGGGAGGTGGGTGGCTGAGATCAAGGACACCACGCACAAGATACGGATGTGGCTCGGCACGTTCGAGACCGCCGAGGAGGCGGCGCGGGCATACGACGAGGCCGCCTGCCTCCTCAGGGGTGCGAACACGCGCACCAACTTCGCCACCGGCGCGCACGCCTCGCCGCAGGACTCGCCTCTCGCGTCGAGGATCCGGGCTCTCCTCAGCcacaagaagctcaagaagaacgcATCCCGGTCCACCATCACCTTCAGCCCCACAGCGTATCTTCATGCTGGCGCCATCGCCTCAACCGCTGCGACCAGCACAAGTACCAGCACCATTACCGCCACAACCACCAGCAGCGTCAGTCCTAGCAGCAGTGCTAGCTCAACGATCAACTTCGCCATGAGCAGCGGCGGCATTCGCACCTCCATCCTCCCAGCTCAAAGCATAACTGAGCAAGTCTACAGGCCATACTTGATCAGTGGAAGTGAGGAGTTCCAGCTAGCCTCACAGCAGTATGAACAATCATGGGCACTCAACAACAGCCTACCGCCGACAGACGGAAGCGACATGGCTAACGACAATGCTTGCTCGGTGATTGCAGAGGTGGACAAGATCAAGACGGAGAAGCAAAGCCCTGCATCACCCCATGGCATGGACAGAGTCCAGGACCAGGATTTCTTTGACACTGGAAATGATCCATCTGACTCCTTGTGGGACCTGCCGCCTATTTGCCCACTGTCTTGCAGGTCTTTAATGTATTAG
- the LOC133891009 gene encoding uncharacterized protein LOC133891009 isoform X2, whose protein sequence is MDRGAGAPMDASQNEWDWEVLPDHRRFSIGRGSNNLDETMEPVIMPPSVDPDVQNKTVDECKDIGVVPDETNPSTEESMPNVTDPLASDGEEGEKTFQSSDAKEPNDDKFSEEEEDTKKDSKAPPECVVFSVGKLKVNGIGALCSFGFAAATVCIFLIGGRLQHHHRQPRKIQLQLYGDDKRIQQVVQQTSKLNQAMSSVMGAGTSTRANISFGGFYDGF, encoded by the exons ATGGACAGAGGAGCAGGTGCTCCCATGGATGCAAGCCAGAATGAGTGGGATTGGGAGGTCCTGCCTGACCACAGGCGCTTCTCCATCGGCCGTGGAAGCAACAACCTTGATG AAACCATGGAACCTGTTATTATGCCTCCATCAGTAGATCCTGATGTGCAAAACAAGACCGTCGATGAGTGCAAGGACATCGGCGTCGTGCCGGATGAGACTAACCCAAGCACAGAGGAATCCATGCCTAACGTGACCGATCCGTTGGCCTCTgacggagaggagggagagaagacgTTCCAGAGCTCTGATGCTAAGGAGCCTAACGATGACAAATTTtctgaagaggaagaagatacCAAGAAAGACAGCAAGGCGCCGCCAGAGTGCGTGGTTTTCAGCGTGGGGAAGCTGAAGGTGAACGGGATCGGGGCGCTGTGCTCGTTCGGGTTCGCGGCCGCCACCGTCTGCATCTTCCTGATCGGTGGCAGGCTGCAGCACCACCACAGGCAGCCGCGGAAGATCCAGTTGCAGTTATATGGTGATGATAAG AGAATCCAGCAGGTTGTGCAGCAGAC CTCAAAGCTGAACCAGGCCATGTCATCTGTGATGGGAGCAGGAACTTCAACAAGGGCGAACATATCATTTGGTGGCTTTTACGATGGGTTCTGA